The following proteins come from a genomic window of Gallus gallus isolate bGalGal1 chromosome 22, bGalGal1.mat.broiler.GRCg7b, whole genome shotgun sequence:
- the LOC112530177 gene encoding uncharacterized protein LOC112530177 isoform X1 encodes MSACWRSSGIWQEITMNPVSPRSHTHARRSPSLSLLSSPRLCAFPFPHPDPREHPQPHAPGAPLTPIPLPSPNKKHNRFSRNTEGPLGQHTGLFVHLSLCSVCLESPASPGVALHVASCPLHYHSHQAAVRWLRFVSLSVALAKKIMTVLNGFITVNCRLRSVNTGGATHLAFNCIHASGKGRVWPHVGSPPVSGPPQPQPLWTVFWGRFVTQFGNGPGSCGVRAERGIPALPRTSGAGFCTRFSVLWCLFQRGRKIRRGVNAAPHCALLWVCHGEPGTPWGTLLWNQANRENPIGCYQKGAV; translated from the coding sequence CGCACGCcgctctccttccctttcccttctttcctcgCCCCGTCTGTGTGCCTTCCCCTTTCctcacccagaccccagggAGCATCCCCAACCCCACGCCCCAGGAGCACCTCTGACCCCGattcccctccccagccccaacAAGAAGCATAACAGGTTTTCAAGGAACACAGAAGGGCCTTTGGGGCAGCACACCGGGCTCTTTGTGCACCTCTCCCTCTGTTCCGTCTGCTTGGAGAGCCCTGCAAGTCCCGGGGTGGCTCTTCATGTTGCTTCCTGCCCTCTGCACTATCACTCCCATCAGGCTGCTGTCAGGTGGCTCCGCTTCGTATCACTCAGTGTGGCCCTTGCCAAAAAAATTATGACAGTATTAAATGGTTTTATTACAGTAAACTGCAGATTGCGCAGTGTAAACACAGGTGGTGCAACACATCTCGCTTTCAATTGCATCCATGCCAGCGGGAAGGGCAGGGTCTGGCCCCACGTGGGGTCTCCCCCTGTGTCGGGACCCCCTCAACCTCAGCCCCTCTGGACTGTGTTCTGGGGCAGGTTTGTGACCCAGTTTGGGAATGGCCCTGGAAGCTGTGGGGTCAGAGCAGAGCGAGGAATTCCTGCCCTCCCTAGAACCAGTGGGGCTGGATTTTGCACAAGGTTTTCAGTTCTGTGGTGTTTGTTCCAGAGGGGGAGGAAAATCCGAAGGGGAGTGAATGCAGCCCCACACTGTGCCCTGCTTTGGGTCTGCCATGGAGAACCCGGCACACCGTGGGGTACACTTCTCTGGAATCAGGCAAACAGAGAAAATCCCATTGGATGTTACCAAAAAGGAGCAGTGTGA